Genomic window (Vitis riparia cultivar Riparia Gloire de Montpellier isolate 1030 chromosome 4, EGFV_Vit.rip_1.0, whole genome shotgun sequence):
ACTAAGCTCACAACACACAGACCTATAGGCAACATTTTTCAGTTCTACGGCGACGAAGGATCTGGAGAGGAGGTGAAAGTAGTAGAGGCCTGTAGGCTCAAAAATTAACTAGTCACTCACTTGGATTGAGGGTGTGATTTTGAGGGGCTCTTGTTCTTGGTGGCCTAGTGAAACTGGTGTGGGAAGCCCTTCTTTGGGGTATGCATTTGGCTTACTTAAGTGCAAGCTCAATAATAGAAACTAGATTTATATAAATGGGATATCCTGATATCAAGGAATTCTCATTTCATAATTTGATTATGAATTATCATGGATTTTTATGTAGTACATCAAAATCACTTGAAGCATGTGAATGattctttatattatatttataggaattaaatttattcatagaaattagaaaaacaaaaaaggaaaaatcatatttattctctttttcattttctcctttttctcatAATAGGAACAAAATCTTAAAAGTTGAAACCATTCAAAGGTTCACCAAATTTGGAAAAATCTTCTAAGAAAGAAAACtgaaattctttaaatttatacTTAAACAATATCAATTGATTAAATGGCCATATCTACCTAAAAAATCTTCTAAGGAGTAAGTAAGGGaatagtcatttttttaatttaagaatatttttaataaaaggaaagagaaaaatatttttaaattttttcttactcTTCTAATTGCCTCTTTTGGAGTAAACTTTGTTTTTTCATGGGGAATGGGACAAACTCTTTTGGATATCCCTATCTTTCGATTCCTAATATGTATTTAGTTTGGGTTTTAATTATTAACATAACATAAGTCATTCTTAAAATTATCATCacaaatttaaaagataattcaaaatttaattttttttcatactaataatcaatttaaatgagaatttaatcttttcatttagtTAAGGTTTTAATCATTTGATGTAATGGAAGCTATTCTTGAAATTGTCATTACAAATCTAAAaggtaattgaaaatttaatattttcaattccctctaatttctatttcatcaactgttttaatagaaaattaatttaaggtTTTAAATACTAACATATCTTTCATTTCCTCAATGAAatgaactaatttttttataaaaaaaattacataaaactttttactttttataaatataatagtgatttcctttcatttttagatatttaaatcttttaaacttttatctttaattaaataatagtgaattaataatagcacttaattattatattataaataattattaaataaaaagttctatcactcatttatattatttatttaaaaaattttaattttattaagaaaattacaaattgtttttaaaatattaagattttgatataaaatttacgaaaatgatgaaaaaaattccattgagattttaattcttttgattgttttaaatatttttagaacaaaacttatttttttctttatatttttttggtttgattgaataatttgatatattatatatttttctttgatatgaaattatttaatttaatcttgatgctattttttatctttaaaaacaaaaaataataataagttctacaaaatatataaagggtttttaaaaatgaattaaaaatataattttttaaaataattcttaacaacataatataagttaataattttccataaaaaaatttaattttaatatatttttttattttttttatttttttttatttttaaaagactGTGTATGGAAtccaatcatttttatttttattttcacttgtaACTTCACTTAGTTGCCCTCTCATAATTTGCACAACACCCTTTATTTCTTAGGTTTTCATTAATtgtattccaattttttttttacttcattttattttcattactttctcatttctcttttcattattttgcaGCCAATGCTTTGAtctttttttaacaattaacTTAGTGAACTCCTATATTTCATATATCAAAAAAAGGAATGATCCGTCATGTTCAAGATTAATAATTGATAATGGATTAAATCATACCAATATCAATCCATTTTATTCCATTTATCccaagtatatatatacacacactgTTATTTCATAGATTTTAaggttttaatataaaaacccTTTGTTTGGaagaattgatttttgttttggttttagtaattttataagaaaattgaatgaaagacaaaaaagaaaggattttgttcattttgttctCAATTTAAGATTATGAGTCTCAAACAAAAGTTATAGGTTTTTAACAAAGGTTGTTAAATGAAGTTTCCAAATCTTCAATACCCAATTCATTCGTTGATCAAATTGAAAATTGGGTatctaaaaaaatcattcaaagtTTTTAGAATGTATGATAAGAATGAAGACCACAAATACTAAAATGTTAAATGAAGTTATCATCCccataataaaacaaaatggttGTGTACTTcttattcaaatttcaataaaatagaaATGTGTATAGAACTTTTTGTCTTGACCATCTTCAAGTTTGGAAATGGCCCACTTTAATGGGGATGttgttttttcaatattatatcatacaaccttatgttaatttattagtattttattttatctaaatGGTTTGTCAAtgttttaaagtattttttatatacctAAGTTGAGTGATAGGTTTAACCATCGAAATCTTTTCAGTTTGAACCTTCACCCACTATGAAGCTAAAGAGATTTGGAGTGCATTTTGGACTGATTctagaaaacatttctaatatttctaatactttaatgataaaaaatttcaagtattataaatatttaaaagtgtttcttcgaattactatcaaacaaattattaattatttgactcgaaggtttgaaatttttttccttataatttaatttaaataaatgtatacttagtaaaaaaaaaaattaaactaaagttatgttgaatcaatttcaatCTAAAATCCAAACCAAGATTTTGcgaaaaaaattttattaaacttaataaaagcttcatattataataaataaaatggtttCCGTTCACACTTACCCAAGAATCTGAGGTTTGACATATCGagatcaaattttgatttataataatattaatacgtcattttataaattataagaatattaattttaagttataagtatattaattttatattttattacatataaTTATAGATCATAtaagtatataaattttttaataataatttgaacaattcttttatttatatatatttattgttaaatatataattttttttgtcatccTTATAAAATGGGAAATTCCTTatttaggattaaaaaaaagtaatatttatatattcttttccttgtgataattattattgttattccTCGGATGTTTGGGGCTTTGAATTAGAGAGGTTCgcaatattttgataaatacatACATTGCACTAAGCATTTACTGATATTACCTAAAAACGTGGGCACATGTCTGATGTATTctttaaggaaaatattattttttaaaagatattattaacaaaggatatttttaaaaataaatacaaaaatatgtcATTTTCGTTCCTAATGAAAATATTCTTtctcacttattttattttttcttacattcaaatctttttttaaaaagataattttcagtttttacattaaatttattttttcaaaatatgacttttttttaacactaaattcatttaaagagagagagagagagagagagagagagagagagagagattcacTCATTTATATTGTATCCATCTTTTCAAATGATGAGTGGAACATAAAATATGATTGAGGGGATAAGATTCTAACCTAATTAGAATcatgaatcaaatttaattaaaaagttgtaaaagcattttcattttttttttcttttgattatgtttgattaaaaaaatatcaaaggaaaaaaatattaaagaaaatagttttatcatgtttgaaaaaagaaaataaaatataattaaaattagtcatcaatttatatattttaaattatttaatctttatataataaagaaaaataaataaaattaaattaaatatatatatataaaataatttattagctttaaatctattatttagtttgtttcattttttatttctttctattttcttttctttgtattttttttaattttttttttttgaaaatatgatattctcatgcaaaaaaaaaaaaaaaaaaaaaaccctccaaATGGTGTAAAgtcaaaaaatcaatttagagaAAAGATTCTAAACAATGGGCCATTGGGATACATCAACCTCCATACCAAAGGCAAGCAAAAGGAGTTTAactagtgtatatatatatatatatatatatatgaagtttgCCCAATAAGGATAACATTTTGAAAAACACAATAGCCATTTCCTATTGGACTAATTAAGTGTTTTTGGATTACTCTTCCCCACCTGatttttaagaatctatttGGTATGGTAATGAAGATGAATTCTTCaatttctcaacaaaaaaaaaaaatgaaaatgtcaaTCTTGAATTGCTTTCTATTAGTAAAACATTTAgagatgatttatttatttttaaaaatatgttgaaaAGTAAAATTCTAATATGTAATTGAGCTTATGTTtgaatagtatttttatttttcctatttttgaaaataaaaaacctaacTCATTTAGGCCATAAGAGCTAcgatggtgtttatttttttgcatgcataaataaaatcagaatatttggatttttttatccaattaaataatataaataaaatgagctTATTATAGATCAGTTTAATTACATTGATTGATTGTATATTACTTTTAGttaaacatttttgttttttttattcagataaaaaaaacaaacaacatctaatgcatttgataattatttttaaaaacagttatctctttttaaaaacaagaaattgttttctgaatttgaaaacatatttgatgaCTTTTTAacacaataatattttaataacttgCTCTTTAGATATGGtattatgataatatattttaattattttaaatttttttcactaattttttggcgtaattttaaaaattaattatacaaatataaaaatacaaaaaaaaaaaattacaattgttctcaaaaacttattttttaaaattattcttaaaaattattttttttcaaagccaTTATCAAAAACATTCCGGAACGATTATCAACTACTCGTTGAAAGGGGAGCTGGCAAATGAAAACCCTTCCCACACGCTTATTTCATACCATATATATGGTAGGTTCATACAAGGGCAAAACTACAGTAGCTTCGCCTATAGCACATTCAACCTAAACTTTTTCAAGCATCTTCAGCAGCTGAGCCACCACCTTCAGTGACCATCTCCGAAACCTTGACGTAAAACCCATCCTTAAATTTCAACATTGGATTTCGAACTACACGTCCTCCCTTAATTTTTGTAAACCTGCAGAGGGCACACCTCTTAAAATGTCATTTCTCAGCCACCCAAAACACATGTCTTGAAAAAGCATAATTAAGATGGGAAATCACCTGTATTTGGTGACTGCCGCATGGATGAATGTGGCTGCCACAAGCTTGCTGAGTTCTGCCCCTGGACAAGAGCGTATACCCCTTCCAAAAGGTGTGAAATTCTTAACTCTGATCTTTGATCCCCCATCCTCCTACATTTTTATCAGGAAATCAACGCATTCAAACctatattttgaactttttaactTCATGAAAGATCAAATCTTAGATCGATTCAATTAATCACCCACCTTCCATCGCCATGGGTTGAAAACAAGAGGATCGGGGTATGTTTCAGGGTCCATGTGAAGTGCTGAAGGGACAACTAAAATTATCCACCCTGCTGGAATTGTATATCCTgcaaaaagaatttaaattgcACATCGTTTGAATTTGAAGAGTAGATCGATACTATATGTAAAGCATGAAGCAATGGATCATGACCATACCATTTATCCTTACATCTTCCACGGCTCTTCTAAAACTCCCAAGACTAATATTTCCCATTCTAAGTGCTTCATTGATAACCTGCAATCCCAATAATTCAAAGAGTACAACAACTTCATAAGAAAATCGAATGAAAAGAGAAGATAGACTGGAGAAATTTGTTTGTCACTCACATCAAATGTGAAAGTCATGGACTTGTAATCTTCCCATGTGATTGTGGAATTTGAAGTCTGACTATTTCTAAGAATAGCCTCATGCTCATCCTGAGAAACGGAGAAACTAATTAACCAACCAAGAAAAATAACAGGATCAATGAGCGCAAACTTGAAGAACAACATGACAATGAATGGAAGGCTAACCTTCAATTCTTGCCACACCAGTGGGTGCTccattattaatttaaagacTAGAGTGAACATAGTGGGGATCGACTCGAAGGTGGCAAAGAGAAGCCCAAACATTATGTAGacaataaaatcttttgttatGAATGTTTTGCTTTTCATTTCTTCCAGGAAATAATCAAGAACATCACCATGGCGTCTCTCAGGAGAAGCACACCTCTCCTCCACTATCTCCCTCAGCATCTTCATTACCTTCTTCTGGTTCTATGGAATTAAGTTCCACAACAAAGACCTTAATTATATACAAACTGTTTGGATGGGAATTCGCTTAAGGAACAATTAAGATAGTATAATTTTCATGAATTACCTTCAAACATTTATGAAAAGTTGTACCAGGAATGTTCAAGGGGATAGACACTAGACCCTTCAGAAAGTTGATGAATGCATCGCTCATACTTTCTGTGGATGCGCTTGGATCATAACTGAACAGCTCCATCGATATGAATTCAAACATTACCTGTGAAATAGCATAATTCAGTTCCACAGATGGTTGGCTCGACCAAGTGTCTAAGCTTTTACGAGCCACTGCTTCCACTTTAGGAAGTAGCTTATCTCTGAGGCTCTCGAAGCCAAAGTTATTCATAACCAGTGTCCTGAGATACTTGTGAACGTGACCGGTTGCATGGGTGGATGCCCCATCTTTCCCAAAAAGCTTAACAATAGAATCCAAGTAAAACATTTCCACCGACTTCCCCTCTTCTTGAAGGATGAAATGGTTCACTTCAGGGTCAGCTGCTACCGCAACCGGTCGACCCACTAGGCTTGTCCGGAACAGACGACCATATCTGTTTTAGTGACAAAAGTACATACATAAAATTCTTGAAGGAGAGAAACTcaattgatgaaataaaatgaaagaaaattaatccTATTTCCATATTTTGCTCACTATCATaaggaattaaaatattttcaagaccAAGAGGAAGATGGGGATGACGATATACTAACCTCTGAACTCTTTTCTTGAAGAATGGTAGAAGATCCAAGGAGTGGCCGGgaatgaaaaattgaatggtTTCTCCAATGAGTGGAAAGCCCAGGGTGCCAGGAGGAAGTGTACCATTGCATCTGGGGTTCCTCCATCTATGAATCCAATTTGTGACCCATATGATAACTAATGTCACTATGCACAAACCAATAGGCCACATCCTTCACTCCTCCCGGGGTGAACTGTTTGGAGATGAATGAAAATAATGGGTCTAGAGGATAAAGGCTGACCAGTCTCTATCTCAAGTGAGGAGATGACTTTATCCTACAAGGTGCATTAATTGGACAGTTCAAAAAGAGCAAATGGACAATTGGATCAAATGAGAAGAAGACCTAATCCTACAAGGTGTATTAATTGGACATTTCGAAAAGACCAAATGGACAATTGGATCAGTGTAAAATTAGGTGTTATGTAAGGTGTGCATAAAACCTTGCTGCCTTGCAACCTCTTTGACTTCCTACTCAGTATGTTAATTGTCATGCcatttttacatgtttttctGTTTCTAAGTGAGATTGGTGTAatagattttgatgataacCCAAATGGATAGCGttagaaaaataatgaaggaaatacATATAAGGACATACATATAATCAACACATAAAGGCCAGGTAGAAATACACTCCAATCTATGTTTCCATAAATTTATAAGAGCAATCAAATATTAACTATATTAGGTTCTCTTAATTTTAGgacatttttatatatattttaattagaaatattctttactttttttccttttattactCACCtataattttgtataaaatttcaaaaaaaaagtaataaaaatcaCAGCTTTCATTACCAAAGTACACCAAATTAAACACCACAAATTTTCTATTGTAACGAAACCAAATTACTCCCTTAGTTCTTGCCCTCGATGTTCTCCATCATCTCTTTAGTGGAGAAAAACTTGTTGAAAAATGTAAGGATgatgaaggaaataaaagtCCCAACTCGCAACACccataataaattaataatgacaAGCTTCTCACTTTATGGTTTCTTGGAATCATGAAAGAAGATGTTTTGAGCACAAgctttggagttgaaatgaaatGGCATATGAAGAATGGACTTCTCTTGAAGAGCAATTACTTCCCATtatagtagaaaaaaaatttgataaatatgttaatgatGAAGAGTCATGGCctttaaagaatatttaagatactttatatatatatatatacatctatgtgagtgagagagaaagagagagagagagaatcttGTCGCAATGAAAACTTcaatttcaaactaaaacaaagtTTTCTAATTCACTCATAGCTTAGGACAAAGGTACgaaaattttcaacttcctaTGCTTACTAAACCACCTTATCCTTCCTTTAATCAATTCATGCTACATTTTCAAAGGCATGAACAATCATTCAGGACCCaaaaggaggagaagaaaatgtTCTTGGAACATTCGCAAGTTTTCTTTAGACAATGAGGTTGTAGTTAAAATGATCATGGGGGTAGAGAAAATTTCAACTCAAGGGGACATGATTCACACCTATTGGACACTAATGAAAACCACAATCCTCTTAGAAATGAATACAATCCCAAATAGCCAAATAACAACACAACtcaaccaaaacaaaaacatcAACAACAATGTCCTACcaactcaaataataataataaagcaacTTGTCAAATCTATAAAAGactaaggtggtatttgttttttttgcattttattaaaagcaatttgttttcagaatttaaattgtttgtttttctactttttcatgacttattataaacattttactaaatagaaaaaatcaaaatatatagttttttctaaataaaaaaataatatattagttcttttatttttttaatacttaatataaataaaatactacaaaaacaaataacctaatatttaacattattaaacattaaaattctatttagaattaagtaaaaaaacaaacactatttgattttattatttttaaccaatcTGGAGATTTCCACAAGCTTTTGCTACTCTAGCATTGAACGACTCAAACAAGTCTTTTATTATTGCTTTTGATGCTACCTCACTTTTGACAAATGACGTGGataaattttctcatattaaatcatataatgggaataattttatttatgttggaGATGGAAATAGTCTATCAAAAGaagtcattttttataaatagtaGAATCTTCAAGGGGTGTGGCTGTTGGGCCCATATAGCCCACCGATGGTCCAAAAAATTGACCCCTGTTTCAGAATTGAGCTCAGCTGATGGGCCCAGCTTGAATAGGTTGGTTGAAAAGTGAGGCCCATAAACAATCCTTCAACACCCAAAAAGGAACCGTGATTTAGAAGGCATGAAAATGGATGTGAACATCTctatacatttatttattgcGATGTTCCCACCCTATACACCACATATAGTGATGTGTGACACATCATAGAGGCAAGCATCACACCTCACGTCCTGTGATTGTCGATCGACACTTCATGTTATGCTTTCGGTGTGTCCATCTGACCCAACCTATCTTTTGAGATCCTCATGCTTCACTCTTATTCGCCTTTTAACtcgtttttttcaaaaagaatcgGAATGTGTCCACCCTGGCGGACCCAGAAAATTGGTTGACGGGGCAATATTTGAAACTTACGAAAGAACACAATATCAAAGTATTTGTACAGCCTGGTAATAGATGggttttttatgaaaattttggatcGAATCAAATCCCCATGGAccgctaattttttttatcaaaatttcaaggggATTTGCCCCGTTGGGCACGGCCTGCATCCGATCGtgtatctaaaaataaataaattaatcataatatatTATGTTGCgggtataatttaatttttattttattcatttgcatttaattttattattttatattttaattttattaacttataataatttttatttataccaTCACCTgataatttagattttaatgTGATGAGAAGACAATAGgcttttttttcccaaaattttatgGTTAaagtcaaattttattattcttttttccaATGGACGATGCGCGTGCGTCAGGACTCAGAAGTTAATGTTGTAGCCGTATAAAACACGTATAAAACACGAGTCAATGATCACAGTCAAACATCAACCTAGCAGGCATTTTCCAAcgaaaacgacgtcgtttgcgTCCATTCACGCCACACAAAACAATAAAGATAAACATCCCGTAAAAAGCGGACGATTTCCTGGTAATAGGTTATGCTGTCATGCAACACACGTGAAGATGACTACGTGTCCTCAATCTCCGCCGCTGGATATTCTTCCACCGCTACACCCCAAAACTCTCAGTCAACTTTATTACACCAGCGCACACGTTGCACAGTTGGATTGTCAGGTTTGATGATCCAACGGCCCAAAAATTTTCAAGCCCGGTGGTCAGTTCAGGCCCCCTGTGTGTATAACACACATACCGTAGTTTCGGTACGCGGGAGAGATTTCCTCGTTGTTTGCAAAGACGTTTTCAGATTGAAGcgaaatgtttttataaaaacaagGTGCATTGCACTTTAGTAATTGCGACAGCATCATCGTACACGTATTAATCAGGATAGCTCAACATCTGGGTGAGATCAACGGCATCGGATGCGTGAAGCATCGTTTTCATGTGCTCCATGAtacagagaaagaaagaaaggtggtGGAACAGAGGGAATGCAGAAGAAACGTTCATGGCGTTTGGAGAGAGAAGGTGGGTAAAAGTAGGGGGAGTCAAATGAGTGAAGGGAATGCGACACTTGTTAAGAGACTACTACTATCTCCCACTAGACTCTAGCGGGACACTTTGACAAAAACCCTATTTTTGGCGGAAAACCCTAATTTTGTTtgcttgaaaattttttcaatGGCGAAGAGATCGTTAGAGATAAAAAGGGAATACGAAAGACAAGAAGAGTATGAAACGGAGGATGAAGTGGGAGAATctgaaaatgatgatgaaacTGTTGAttatggtggtggtggtgatggagTAGAGGAGGAAGAGGAGCAGGAGGAGCGGGAGGAGGAAGTGGAGGACAGAAGAAAAAGGGCGTTGATAAGGATAGTTTCGGGGCAGAGAAGGGGAGTTCCGTCGAATACGCTGTGTTGTCAGGCCGATGATTGTGGTGTGGACTTGAGGGCGGCGAAGAGGTACCACAGAAGGCACAAGGTCTGCGAGCGACATGCTAAGGCGGCCTTTGTTTTCCTGGGCGGCATTGAGCAGAGGTTTTGCCAGCAGTGTAGCAGGTATTATTGCCTTAATTTCAGTTTTGGGAGCTTCATTTTTGTGGATTGTTTGATGATTTTGATATGCTTGGAAATGGTTGCTTCTTCTTGATATCCAAGTTTATCTTGAAGCTTCTTTGAGCTTTATCTTTGGGTTTTTTGAGTTGCCTATCTACCTTTTGGATTTGGGGATCATTCATGCTCCAAATGGGTGCTGGAAAATTCCcgaaaatgaaaagaaactaattttttattttttattttttattttttccattagttgGGAGTAACGAAAATCTAATATGGCACAAAAGTTTGGCATAGTTGAAGAGAATTCCAATTCTTTGGTAACTAAAACAGGAGGGATCAtagaaacttaaaattttggtttggaTTCTTTTTTCTCGGTAACCAAACGGCAAATTATTGGgggccaaaaaaataaattaccagATCTATACTTCAACTAGTAATGAACTAGGTGCTGTAATTGAGATGGAAACCTTGATGAAGTTAATAATGAATGGGTTTGAACATGTGATGTAGATTCCATGAAATTTCTCAGTTTGATGATACCAAAAGAAGCTGTCGAAAGCGGCTGGCTGGACATAACCAGCGCAGAAGAAAGAACCAACCGGACCCTCCTCACACAGAGGATAGACGGAAACCACCGAATTCTAAAATGAATG
Coding sequences:
- the LOC117913328 gene encoding cytochrome P450 87A3-like, coding for MWPIGLCIVTLVIIWVTNWIHRWRNPRCNGTLPPGTLGFPLIGETIQFFIPGHSLDLLPFFKKRVQRYGRLFRTSLVGRPVAVAADPEVNHFILQEEGKSVEMFYLDSIVKLFGKDGASTHATGHVHKYLRTLVMNNFGFESLRDKLLPKVEAVARKSLDTWSSQPSVELNYAISQVMFEFISMELFSYDPSASTESMSDAFINFLKGLVSIPLNIPGTTFHKCLKNQKKVMKMLREIVEERCASPERRHGDVLDYFLEEMKSKTFITKDFIVYIMFGLLFATFESIPTMFTLVFKLIMEHPLVWQELKDEHEAILRNSQTSNSTITWEDYKSMTFTFDVINEALRMGNISLGSFRRAVEDVRINGYTIPAGWIILVVPSALHMDPETYPDPLVFNPWRWKEDGGSKIRVKNFTPFGRGIRSCPGAELSKLVAATFIHAAVTKYRFTKIKGGRVVRNPMLKFKDGFYVKVSEMVTEGGGSAAEDA
- the LOC117912971 gene encoding squamosa promoter-binding-like protein 3 translates to MAKRSLEIKREYERQEEYETEDEVGESENDDETVDYGGGGDGVEEEEEQEEREEEVEDRRKRALIRIVSGQRRGVPSNTLCCQADDCGVDLRAAKRYHRRHKVCERHAKAAFVFLGGIEQRFCQQCSRFHEISQFDDTKRSCRKRLAGHNQRRRKNQPDPPHTEDRRKPPNSKMNASSLKATEHSDYNELSFRGQSNIRHFRIR